From the genome of Eublepharis macularius isolate TG4126 chromosome 12, MPM_Emac_v1.0, whole genome shotgun sequence, one region includes:
- the U2AF2 gene encoding splicing factor U2AF 65 kDa subunit: protein MSDFDEFERQLNENKQERDKENRHRKRSHSRSRSRDRKRRSRSRDRRNRDQRSVSRDRRRRRSPLSLSGPLSRSPRHEKKKKVRKYWDVPPPGFEHITPMQYKAMQAAGQIPATALLPTMTPDGLAVTPTPVPVVGSQMTRQARRLYVGNIPFGITEEAMMDFFNAQMRLGGLTQAPGNPVLAVQINQDKNFAFLEFRSVDETTQAMAFDGIIFQGQSLKIRRPHDYQPLPGMSENPSVYVPGVVSTVVPDSAHKLFIGGLPNYLNDDQVKELLTSFGPLKAFNLVKDSATGLSKGYAFCEYVDINVTDQAIAGLNGMQLGDKKLLVQRASVGAKNATLSTINQTPVTLQVPGLMSSQVQMGGHPTEVLCLMNMVLPEELLDDEEYEEIVEDVRDECSKYGVVKSIEIPRPVDGVEVPGCGKIFVEFTSVFDCQKAMQGLTGRKFANRVVVTKYCDPDSYHRRDFW, encoded by the exons ATGTCCGACTTCGACGAGTTCGAGCGGCAGCTGAACGAAAACAAACAGG AACGTGACAAAGAGAACCGTCACCGGAAACGCAGCCACAGTCGCTCACGGAGTCGTGACAGGAAACGCCGCAGCCGTAGTCGTGACCGGCGCAACAGGGACCAGCGCAGTGTCTCACGGGATCGCAGGAGACGCAG aTCACCTCTAAGCCTCTCAGGTCCTTTGAG CCGTTCGCCACGGCacgagaagaagaagaaggttcGCAAGTATTGGGATGTCCCGCCTCCAGGTTTTGAACACATCACACCCATGCAGTATAAAGCCATGCAAG CTGCGGGACAGATTCCAGCTACAGCTCTCCTGCCAACCATGACCCCTGATGGACTGGCCGTGACACCCACTCCGGTGCCTGTGGTAGGCAGCCAGATGACACGGCAAGCCCGGCGTCTCTATGTGGGAAACATCCCTTTCGGAATTACTGAG gaaGCTATGATGGATTTCTTCAATGCTCAGATGCGTCTTGGTGGTCTTACCCAAGCTCCTGGTAACCCAGTCTTGGCTGTGCAGATCAACCAAGACAAGAACTTTGCATTTTTAGAG TTCCGTTCAGTGGATGAAACAACCCAAGCTATGGCCTTTGATGGGATAATTTTTCAGGGACAGTCACTGAAGATCAGACGCCCCCATGATTACCAGCCCCTTCCTGGCATGTCTGAAAATCCTTCTGTCTATGTGCCAG GCGTTGTGTCCACAGTGGTTCCAGACTCTGCTCATAAGCTGTTCATTGGGGGTCTGCCAAACTATCTTAATGATGATCAG GTCAAGGAATTGCTCACTTCTTTTGGGCCCCTGAAGGCTTTCAACCTAGTGAAGGACAGTGCCACTGGCCTGTCGAAAGGTTATGCCTTCTGTGAATATGTGGACATCAACGTCACAGACCAG GCCATCGCGGGCTTGAACGGTATGCAACTGGGCGACAAGAAGTTGTTGGTGCAGAGAGCCAGCGTGGGAGCCAAGAATGCTACTCTG AGCACAATAAACCAGACCCCAGTGACCCTGCAGGTCCCCGGCCTGATGAGCTCACAGGTTCAGATGGGTGGCCATCCCACCGAGGTGCTGTGCCTCATGAACATGGTGCTGCCCGAAGAGCTGCTTGATGATGAGGAGTATGAGGAGATTGTTGAGGACGTACGCGATGAGTGCAGCAAATATGGTGTTGTGAAGTCCATCGAGATCCCCCGGCCCGTAGATGGTGTCGAGGTGCCTGGCTGTGGAAAG ATCTTCGTGGAGTTCACATCTGTCTTCGACTGTCAGAAGGCCATGCAAGGCCTGACTGGCCGCAAGTTTGCAAACCGGGTTGTGGTGACCAAGTACTGCGACCCTGACTCCTACCATCGCCGAGACTTCTGGTAG